In Trichoderma asperellum chromosome 1, complete sequence, a single window of DNA contains:
- a CDS encoding uncharacterized protein (EggNog:ENOG41~TransMembrane:7 (o20-42i54-75o95-121i133-155o187-209i221-241o261-281i)), whose translation MATLPPPPFGINLDDDRRASIMVTSIVTWCLAVLVVGLRIVSRRLKNIDLWIDDWLIIAALIPSCAHVFGMGVYAVSRGLGRHVWAGPPDARYAWAVGLFIAELGYFVTIACVKWSILAFYYRSFKIRSSVKLPIFTLAVIVLMWAVGVILVTILQCQPTNAWWERFNPTHPLQPDQYKCTVDSVKFFYGNAIPTIVTDILILVLPLPYITKLQLPRGQKWALAGIFLVGLFVTIVSIVRLHYLLQGNLTSPDITWNFVNIALWSVVEGNTAIFCACLPFLRPILSKFTFGIFSLSSLPSKKQPSSGTRGTLRMSHYQKDGPRPWQGDSRFVTTTSHSRAYSITHTRETDEHPFAQLTDDGSEHSIPIKERQDDSQIELGNVSPVRGPVEPNGIVVTREFHLQHQEVQHQDV comes from the exons ATGGCTACTCTTCCTCCGCCGCCGTTCGGGATCAATCTCGATGACGACAGGAGGGCCTCCATCATGGTCACCTCGATCGTCACCTGGTGTCTGGCGGTTCTCGTCGTTGGGCTCCGCATTGTCAGCCGTCGTTTGAAAAACATTGATCTGTGGATAGATGACTGGCTCATTATCGCAGCATTG ATCCCTTCGTGTGCCCATGTCTTCGGAATGGGCGTATATG CTGTGAGCCGTGGTTTGGGCAGACATGTCTGGGCCGGTCCGCCAGATGCACGATATGCATGGGCAGTTGGATTATTCATCGCTGAGTTAGGGTACTTTGTGACTATTGCATGTGTCAAATGGTCTATTCTCGCCTTTTATTATCGCTCCTTCAAGATTCGAAGCTCTGTCAAACTTCCCATATTCACACTTGCTGTGATAGTACTGATGTGGGCTGTTGGTGTC ATCCTCGTTACCATTTTACAGTGCCAACCTACCAATGCCTGGTGGGAGCGATTCAACCCGACGCACCCATTACAGCCAGACCAATACAAATGCACAGTAGACTCCGTCAAGTTCTTCTACGGAAATGCAATCCCGACAATTGTTACGGATATTTTGATTTTGGTGTTGCCTCTTCCATACATTACGAAGCTTCAGCTTCCCAGGGGGCAGAAGTGGGCTCTTGCCGGTATTTTCCTCGTTGGGCTCTT CGTTACGATCGTCTCTATTGTGCGGCTCCACTACCTGCTCCAAGGAAATTTGACCAGTCCAGATATTACTTGGAACTTTGTTAATATTGCTCTGTGGTCTGTCGTAGAAGGAAATACAGCCATCTTTTGTG CCTGTCTACCATTCTTGCGCCCGATTCTTAGCAAATTTACCTTTGGCATTTTTAGTCTTTCATCTCTCCCATCCAAGAAACAACCGTCTAGCGGAACCCGTGGGACCCTAAGAATGAGCCACTATCAAAAAGATGGCCCCCGACCTTGGCAGGGGGATAGCCGGTTCGTTACAACGACGTCTCATTCTCGGGCATACAGCATCACGCACACACGCGAGACAGACGAACATCCGTTTGCACAACTCACCGACGATGGCTCAGAACACAGCATTCCTATCAAGGAGAGGCAAGACGACTCGCAAATTGAGCTTGGAAACGTCTCCCCCGTGAGAGGTCCTGTCGAGCCTAACGGTATAGTCGTCACCCGAGAATTTCATCTGCAACATCAAGAGGTCCAACACCAAGATGTTTAA
- the ISN1 gene encoding IMP 5'-nucleotidase, whose protein sequence is MTTRYRVEYALKTHRRDQFIEWVKGLLAVPFVLYSQPTGVFGDDTNVAKMAEEAHRRYAEIMRDVELMIDDHIARQNQDRVFPSKLGMLVPTAGPFFTRLPLEAAFKYQDRKRYISSRRYVAPSFNDVRLVLNSAQIMAVTGGTLQLATFDGDVTLYDDGQSLEPSSPVIPRLLDLLRKNIKIGIVTAAGYTTADRYYDRLHGLLDAIATSTDLDPVQKQNIVIMGGESNYLFEYEPSSPYRLAPVPRSEWLTPDMAAWSEADITALLDVAESALRDCVRTMNLPALIVRKDRAVGIVPNPPELQIARESLEETVLVVQRILELSALGSPSQQAGQSSQGRRGVPFCAFNGGRDVFVDIGDKSWGVTVCQQWFGRRNGGTTGADAALTAIRGENTLHVGDQFLSAGSNDFKARSVGTTAWIASPAETVELLDELADFMQKKLS, encoded by the exons ATGACAACCCGATACCGCGTCGAGT ACGCCCTCAAGACCCATAGACGGGACCAGTTCATCG AATGGGTCAAAGGTCTCTTGGCCGTGCCGTTTGTGCTCTACTCCCAGCCGACTGGAGTGTTTGGTGATGACACCAACgtggccaagatggccgaGGAGGCCCACAGACGCTACGCAGAGATTATGAGAGACGTTGAATTGATGATTGACGACCACA TCGCCCGCCAAAACCAGGATCGTGTTTTCCCCTCCAAGCTTGGAATGCTGGTTCCCACCGCGGGGCCATTCTTCACGCGGCTGCCCTTGGAGGCAGCGTTCAAGTACCAGGATCGGAAACGCTACATCTCATCAAGACGCTATGTGGCGCCTTCTTTCAATGATGTCCGCCTAGTTCTCAACTCGGCGCAGATTATGGCTGTTACGGGCGGCACCCTCCAGCTGGCGACGTTTGATGGTGATGTGACACTGTATGACGATGGACAGAGCCTGGAACCATCAAGCCCTGTCATTCCACGATTGTTAG ATCTTTTACGCAAAAATATCAAAATTGGTATCGTTACCGCTGCTGGATATACCACCGCAGATCGGTACTACGATCGCCTCCACGGACTCCTTGACGCCATCGCCACCTCTACAGATCTTGACCCCGTGCAGAAGCAAaacatcgtcatcatggGAGGAGAATCCAATTATCTCTTCGAATATGAGCCATCTTCACCCTATCGCCTGGCACCTGTCCCCCGCTCAGAGTGGCTCACTCCCGATATGGCGGCCTGGTCTGAGGCTGATATCACGGCACTGCTGGACGTAGCTGAATCAGCGCTTCGAGACTGTGTGCGCACGATGAATCTGCCCGCCCTCATCGTTCGAAAAGATCGAGCTGTAGGGATAGTCCCCAACCCTCCCGAGCTGCAAATTGCTCGAGAGAGTCTAGAAGAGACTGTATTGGTGGTACAGCGTATCCTGGAGCTAAGTGCCTTAGGCTCGCCTTCTCAACAAGCTGGTCAAAGCTCGCAGGGTCGCCGCGGAGTTCCATTCTGCGCTTTTAACGGCGGCCGCGATGTCTTTGTTGACATTGGTGATAAGAGTTGGGGTGTGACCGTCTGCCAACAATGGTTTGGAAGACGCAATGGAGGCACCACTGGAGCCGACGCAGCCTTGACGGCAATCAGGGGCGAGAATACGCTGCACGTGGGAGACCAGTTTCTGAGCGCCGGATCCAACGATTTCAAAGCAAGGAGTGTGGGGACAACGGCTTGGATCGCAAGCCCGGCGGAGACGGTagagctgctggatgagCTGGCAGATTTTATGCAGAAGAAACTTTCATGA
- a CDS encoding uncharacterized protein (SECRETED:SignalP(1-18)~EggNog:ENOG41), with protein sequence MAALKFSLFLLLAALCAATTSQGGIIAERGLPDGIYQAVAVQGPSFEPPSAVPSGHRSRRRRGLKPGKGDFYEKPGPIMADEYSVPIPASRLSCHKDPLVLNSTEYRRAVDNLWDFCQSFNIPFHGTHFSIVGDVVVYVCAYGKERVCHRHEWLEAEEYMDRKCGQGRGSHLEMQDWLKEYGRAYAGKMICASWNFGADLAWKVQPLPVWANGQMLGQWKAGAPKYKAVDDGQEKKGKTGQH encoded by the coding sequence ATGGCCGCATTGAagttctccctcttcctcctcttggCGGCACTTTGTGCCGCTACAACATCACAGGGAGGAATCATCGCGGAACGAGGACTCCCCGATGGCATCTACCAAGCCGTTGCGGTACAAGGTCCCAGTTTCGAACCCCCATCAGCTGTCCCATCCGGCCATAGGTCCCGCCGTCGACGCGGACTTAAACCCGGCAAGGGTGACTTCTACGAGAAACCTGGCCCGATAATGGCGGATGAATATTCGGTACCCATCCCCGCCAGCAGGTTATCATGCCACAAGGATCCGCTGGTGCTCAATAGCACCGAATACCGCCGCGCCGTCGACAACCTCTGGGACTTTTGCCAGTCCTTCAACATCCCCTTTCACGGCACTCACTTCTCCATCGTCGGCGACGTTGTGGTGTATGTCTGCGCGTACGGCAAAGAGAGGGTCTGCCACCGACACGAATGGCTCGAGGCGGAGGAGTACATGGACAGGAAGTGCGGCCAGGGCAGGGGCTCACACCTGGAGATGCAGGATTGGCTGAAGGAGTATGGAAGAGCCTATGCTGGGAAGATGATCTGCGCTTCGTGGAACTTTGGGGCGGATCTTGCCTGGAAGGTGCAGCCGCTTCCTGTATGGGCCAATGGCCAGATGCTCGGTCAGTGGAAGGCTGGCGCGCCCAAGTATAAGGCGGTGGATGACGgacaggagaagaagggtaaGACGGGCCAGCATTAA
- a CDS encoding uncharacterized protein (EggNog:ENOG41~TransMembrane:3 (n8-19c37/38o61-77i84-104o141-159i)) produces MQLSGPSLVAVATGVVGSAWLSGAIMSFSIGGAPAAAAVQQSSAKIWAELYKRGAASMPKFAVGTALAYFVAAYDAYGDGRAWGSYLGAAGLTLSIVPFTLTVMKKTNGLLHDEAKKDANENDISVARVNGLLDRWTTLNLIRGSLPLAGTILGLFTFLREAL; encoded by the exons ATGCAACTGTCTGGGCCATCCCTGGTTGCCGTCGCCACCGGCGTTGTTGGCTCGGCATGGCTGTCTG GAGCCATCATGTCTTTCTCAATTGGAGGCGCgcccgctgccgccgcagtGCAGCAATCTTCCGCCAAGATCTGGGCTGAGCTTTACAAGCGCGGAGCCGCGTCAATGCCAAAGTTCGCTGTCGGCACTGCTCTTGCTTACTTTGTCGCGGCCTACGACGCCTACGGTGATGGCAGGGCTTGGGGGAGCTACTTGGGAGCGGCTGGCCTCACTCTATCCATTGTGCCCTTTACGCTGACTGTTATGAAGAAGACCAACGGATTGCTACATGATGAGGCCAAAAAAGACGCTAATGAGAACGACATCTCTGTAGCCCGAGTGAATGGCTTGTTGGACCGATGGACCACTTTGAATCTGATCAGAGGCTCTTTGCCACTTGCAGGGACAATTCTTGGGCTCTTTACTTTTCTCCGCGAGGCGTTGTAA